A window from Candidatus Bathyarchaeota archaeon encodes these proteins:
- a CDS encoding right-handed parallel beta-helix repeat-containing protein — protein MKKKILALIIVAVLVSSVSLQFVEINDADPYIAPEEAPAGFRIQKDGACDIPGVERQGVVYTLTCDIFDTVVIERDGITLEGNGHTIRGNGGSIGVWLQDKSNVTIQNLNIVNFTHGIRFSHYAPYWRSGQNPNFTISCSVESCNITGNDYGISLYFASNCSVLGNYIANSTYGVDLSGSNNVFRLNRIEENKYNFVESAEYINDVDSSNKINSKPVYYWINQHNQIVPDDAGMVVLKNCSEIRVQNLSFSNSRCGISLYNTNNSVLIGNKLAQNYKGLELWRSHNNSIIYNHITNATFDGIEIYHSENTTIAHNLIANNENGIYHRAEAKNEVISDNLIINNKHSGILGGSDYSKITHNFVVDNGGGITVGSACQVTRNNITRNSASGIIFRSNNLITDNYISKNQIGLMTNNGQGNIITQNSIIENDDWGSRFQGETENNLIYYNNFILNNGSELQASIKGYWVFDLSTISEEDHPPPQHVAGAYNSWDNGTVGNYWSNYHLLYPYAQAVENQSFSNEPYVIDDNNKDNYPLLRPIKFNTIEMPSTDAPPEMYISPVKPIEEQHEPIEPSPTTPVTGTIVLSILGAAGLVVVFLVYFRHRRKVK, from the coding sequence ATGAAGAAAAAAATCTTGGCACTAATCATCGTAGCAGTGCTAGTCTCCTCTGTGAGTTTGCAATTCGTCGAAATTAACGATGCAGACCCATATATTGCGCCCGAAGAAGCACCTGCGGGTTTCAGAATCCAAAAGGATGGCGCCTGCGACATTCCAGGCGTTGAGCGCCAAGGAGTCGTTTACACTTTAACATGCGATATTTTTGATACCGTTGTGATAGAACGCGACGGGATAACGCTAGAGGGCAATGGTCACACCATCAGAGGAAATGGTGGCTCGATTGGGGTCTGGTTACAGGACAAAAGCAATGTGACGATACAAAACCTCAACATTGTAAACTTTACTCATGGAATAAGGTTTAGCCATTATGCACCTTATTGGCGGTCAGGACAAAATCCTAATTTCACCATCTCTTGCAGTGTCGAAAGTTGCAATATCACTGGAAACGATTATGGGATTTCATTATATTTTGCTAGCAACTGCAGTGTTTTAGGAAACTACATAGCGAATAGCACCTACGGAGTAGACTTGTCGGGCTCCAATAATGTCTTTAGACTAAACCGTATAGAAGAGAACAAATACAATTTCGTGGAATCAGCAGAGTACATCAATGACGTAGATTCGTCGAATAAAATCAACAGTAAGCCTGTTTACTATTGGATTAATCAGCACAACCAGATCGTGCCCGATGACGCTGGGATGGTGGTTCTCAAAAACTGTAGCGAAATCAGGGTTCAAAACTTAAGTTTTAGCAACAGCAGATGCGGCATATCGTTATACAATACTAACAATTCAGTACTTATAGGGAACAAGCTCGCCCAAAACTACAAAGGACTTGAATTATGGCGTTCCCACAACAACAGCATAATATACAATCATATAACAAACGCCACCTTTGATGGAATCGAAATCTATCACTCTGAGAACACTACAATAGCACATAACCTCATTGCCAACAACGAAAACGGCATTTATCACCGGGCAGAAGCAAAAAACGAAGTGATATCTGATAATTTGATTATCAACAACAAACACTCAGGTATACTGGGGGGCTCAGATTACTCCAAAATAACTCATAATTTTGTTGTTGACAACGGCGGCGGCATAACAGTTGGGTCAGCCTGCCAAGTGACAAGAAACAACATTACCCGAAACAGCGCGTCGGGGATAATTTTTAGGTCGAACAACCTAATAACTGATAACTACATTTCCAAAAACCAAATCGGACTTATGACAAACAACGGTCAAGGAAACATAATCACACAAAACAGCATAATCGAGAACGATGACTGGGGCAGCAGATTTCAAGGTGAAACTGAAAACAACCTGATTTACTATAACAACTTCATACTGAATAATGGCAGTGAACTTCAGGCATCAATCAAGGGCTATTGGGTTTTCGATTTAAGCACAATTTCCGAGGAGGACCATCCGCCGCCCCAGCATGTAGCGGGGGCATACAACTCATGGGATAATGGGACAGTGGGTAACTATTGGAGCAATTACCATCTCCTCTATCCTTACGCCCAAGCGGTAGAAAACCAATCCTTTAGCAATGAACCATACGTCATTGACGATAACAACAAAGACAATTATCCTCTGTTACGACCAATCAAATTTAACACCATAGAAATGCCTTCAACCGATGCCCCCCCAGAAATGTACATCAGCCCAGTCAAACCAATCGAAGAGCAACATGAACCTATCGAGCCTTCTCCGACTACGCCAGTAACTGGAACTATTGTACTATCTATTTTGGGTGCCGCAGGGTTAGTTGTGGTTTTTCTAGTTTATTTCAGACATAGAAGGAAAGTCAAATGA
- a CDS encoding LamG domain-containing protein has product MKKSLSAMFIIVILSISILAACTQNFIVEAQGVLNPRTDGLMAWWKLDEGSGRTVADSSGNNYDGTITGCQWVKNGGITSLGFNGAQSDFVSLPSFDLQNIDSLTVVSWINSDLSKVGFIVFLGDSGTAEMGNGDLSEETQRLNLNPDHAGFSVKLSNGHWVGVSSPVPMQPNTWHQIVGVWVRGTSLKVYVDGSLAAQTDDVANLGLFNSGYGFPNSLGIYSQNLWSQIDYFKGQMSNVMIYSKALSDQEIQTLNSQFGQSLHTPSLTLSCTSQTSQQVFNVFKISGDLTSDGIAIPNAPVYVSYSVTNGESWQDLTLLYTDADGTYSALWLPTVTSNYQIKAIYKGDENNLGAVNTINIAIQPSADQNVFSISSNSTITALSFNPESKQLKFNVTGDGGTSGYTYVFIPNALLTPGNELTVQLDNSPINYTVNQQDNGWLLFFAYHHSSHVVTISLDLTSAEPKAFDFSEIENYVLLVVIACTAAAITVLLAVFRMSKKNTH; this is encoded by the coding sequence ATGAAGAAATCTCTTTCCGCCATGTTCATTATTGTTATCCTTTCAATTTCTATATTAGCCGCATGTACCCAAAACTTCATTGTAGAAGCTCAGGGCGTCTTGAACCCCCGCACTGATGGCTTGATGGCTTGGTGGAAACTTGATGAGGGCAGCGGAAGAACAGTGGCGGATTCTTCGGGCAATAATTATGACGGAACAATTACTGGATGTCAATGGGTGAAAAATGGAGGAATCACTTCTTTAGGTTTCAATGGCGCCCAATCAGATTTTGTCAGCCTTCCATCATTTGACCTACAAAACATAGATTCATTAACAGTAGTCTCTTGGATAAACTCAGATTTATCCAAAGTCGGGTTCATAGTATTTCTTGGTGATTCAGGGACCGCAGAAATGGGCAACGGGGATTTGAGTGAGGAAACACAAAGGTTAAACCTCAATCCAGACCATGCTGGCTTTAGCGTTAAATTATCTAATGGACACTGGGTAGGAGTTTCTTCTCCAGTCCCCATGCAACCTAATACGTGGCACCAAATTGTAGGAGTATGGGTTCGAGGAACTTCTTTGAAGGTTTATGTTGACGGCAGTTTAGCTGCCCAAACTGATGATGTAGCAAATTTGGGTCTGTTTAACTCAGGCTACGGATTTCCAAACTCACTTGGGATATATAGTCAAAATCTATGGAGTCAAATAGACTACTTCAAGGGACAAATGAGCAACGTCATGATTTATAGTAAGGCTTTGTCTGATCAGGAAATACAAACGCTCAACAGCCAGTTTGGTCAATCTTTGCATACACCATCGCTCACCCTTTCATGCACAAGTCAAACTTCACAGCAAGTCTTCAACGTTTTCAAGATTAGCGGCGACTTAACCTCTGATGGGATAGCAATTCCTAATGCGCCTGTTTATGTTTCATACAGTGTCACAAATGGAGAATCATGGCAAGACCTCACCTTGTTATACACCGACGCAGACGGCACTTACTCAGCACTTTGGCTACCAACGGTGACAAGCAATTATCAAATAAAAGCCATCTACAAAGGAGACGAAAACAACTTAGGCGCGGTCAACACCATCAACATTGCCATACAGCCATCCGCCGACCAAAATGTCTTCTCAATATCGTCAAACTCAACCATAACCGCTCTATCCTTTAACCCAGAAAGCAAACAACTAAAGTTCAATGTTACAGGAGACGGCGGAACTAGCGGCTACACCTATGTTTTCATTCCAAACGCTCTACTAACCCCCGGCAACGAATTAACCGTGCAATTGGACAATAGCCCAATTAACTATACCGTTAACCAGCAAGATAATGGGTGGCTTCTTTTCTTTGCATACCACCATAGCAGCCACGTGGTCACTATAAGTTTAGATTTAACATCAGCAGAACCTAAAGCTTTTGACTTCAGCGAAATCGAGAACTACGTGTTGCTGGTGGTCATCGCTTGCACTGCAGCAGCTATAACTGTTCTGTTAGCGGTTTTCAGAATGAGCAAAAAGAATACCCACTGA
- a CDS encoding glycosyltransferase family 2 protein, whose product MTRTVDLCMWAKNGERTLPFVLERINSVIPREMIHQKIMIDDHSTDNTPAIGKKFGWNVIPNEGHGIGHAANLALKKVKTDVFCSFEQDLLLAPNWFEGVYPLIFKENTVVASGLRFLSAPRAARDLEIYIYNDLCSNYSKGLIDTRHFPRTIDNTIYRTAFLTNMGGFDFLRSGGGQDSRLSQKILRTAYSWKVNYNVISVHLRPNSYLNELRHQKWYATTMSEILQPFNIEPPIGSTFFRLVKSPLTSIKIVKRTKNPSLTIYYPTLLVIQLIGFLQGKKFANPV is encoded by the coding sequence ATGACACGAACCGTTGATCTTTGCATGTGGGCTAAAAATGGAGAAAGAACGCTGCCCTTTGTTTTAGAACGGATTAACTCGGTAATTCCACGCGAAATGATTCATCAAAAAATCATGATTGACGACCACAGCACTGACAACACACCCGCTATTGGAAAAAAGTTCGGCTGGAACGTGATTCCAAATGAGGGGCATGGAATAGGGCACGCAGCCAACCTTGCTCTTAAAAAGGTTAAAACAGATGTTTTCTGCTCTTTTGAACAAGACCTACTACTCGCGCCAAATTGGTTTGAAGGCGTCTATCCGTTGATATTTAAAGAAAACACGGTGGTAGCGTCTGGTCTTCGATTTCTCTCAGCACCACGAGCAGCAAGAGACTTAGAAATATATATTTACAATGATTTATGCTCAAATTACTCTAAGGGACTAATTGATACACGACATTTCCCCCGAACAATCGATAATACAATCTATCGAACGGCTTTTTTGACAAACATGGGGGGCTTTGATTTTCTTCGAAGTGGGGGAGGACAGGACAGCCGCTTAAGCCAAAAAATTCTAAGAACCGCCTATTCATGGAAAGTCAACTATAACGTGATTTCGGTGCATTTGCGACCTAACAGTTACCTCAATGAGCTACGACATCAAAAATGGTATGCAACCACCATGTCTGAGATTTTGCAGCCATTCAATATTGAACCGCCAATTGGTTCAACATTCTTCCGATTGGTTAAATCTCCCCTAACCTCTATCAAAATTGTTAAACGCACCAAAAATCCATCACTGACTATCTATTATCCAACTTTACTAGTTATCCAGTTAATAGGTTTCTTGCAGGGCAAAAAATTCGCTAACCCAGTCTAG
- a CDS encoding glycosyltransferase — translation MPEDQIQSVHALGEKLKGKSVTHVNSTSFGGGVAEILQNMIPLMREAGLDVKWEVIEADPDFFNITKKIHNALQGANLDLSKEEKRAYLEVNRMNSETTELGSDIVMVHDAQPVALIAFCPNRDNCWIWRCHVDLSTPNLSVWNFLEPYVARYDATVFTSKEYVMPSLVVPTLSIRPPSINPLNEKNRELTESEKLEVLERFGVKPDQPILTQVGRFDPWKDPCGAIDVYRRVKEQFETVQLLLIGGMATDDPEGMRYFKEAQRHAAGDPDIHLILTDSKGIKDVEVNAFQRASQVALQMSTREGFGLTVAEALWKGVPVVGRRVGGVPLQIVDGENGFLVGSVEQAAERTLYLLKNRERAKQMGASGKERVREHFLIISHIRDYLLLFNSLLSVKQPFSGKTL, via the coding sequence GTGCCGGAAGACCAAATTCAAAGCGTACACGCGTTAGGCGAAAAGCTAAAGGGCAAATCAGTCACGCACGTGAACTCAACCTCATTTGGCGGGGGAGTAGCAGAGATTTTGCAGAATATGATTCCGCTTATGCGGGAGGCAGGCTTGGATGTGAAGTGGGAAGTCATAGAAGCCGACCCCGATTTTTTTAATATAACAAAGAAAATTCACAACGCCTTACAAGGAGCCAACCTTGACCTCAGCAAAGAAGAAAAAAGGGCATATCTGGAGGTCAACAGGATGAACAGCGAGACAACGGAATTGGGCAGCGACATCGTCATGGTGCATGATGCTCAACCAGTTGCGCTTATTGCATTCTGCCCTAACAGAGACAACTGTTGGATTTGGCGGTGCCATGTTGACCTCTCCACGCCCAATCTATCTGTCTGGAACTTTCTAGAACCCTACGTCGCACGCTATGACGCCACGGTTTTTACATCCAAAGAATACGTCATGCCCAGCTTGGTTGTTCCTACGCTTTCTATAAGACCGCCATCCATTAACCCCCTTAACGAAAAAAACAGAGAACTAACCGAATCAGAGAAACTAGAGGTGTTAGAGCGGTTCGGGGTGAAACCTGACCAGCCAATCCTCACGCAGGTAGGACGATTCGACCCTTGGAAGGACCCTTGCGGCGCAATTGATGTTTACAGGCGCGTCAAAGAGCAGTTTGAAACGGTTCAGCTTTTGCTCATTGGGGGGATGGCAACGGATGACCCCGAAGGTATGCGATACTTCAAAGAAGCCCAACGCCATGCCGCCGGTGACCCAGACATTCACCTTATTTTGACGGATTCAAAAGGCATCAAAGATGTCGAGGTTAACGCTTTTCAACGCGCCTCGCAAGTGGCGCTTCAGATGTCCACGCGTGAAGGTTTCGGCTTAACAGTGGCTGAAGCCCTCTGGAAGGGTGTTCCGGTGGTGGGAAGAAGGGTTGGCGGAGTTCCACTTCAAATCGTGGACGGCGAGAATGGCTTTCTTGTCGGTAGTGTGGAGCAGGCTGCTGAGCGAACCTTGTACCTGTTGAAGAATAGGGAGAGGGCTAAGCAGATGGGTGCCAGCGGGAAAGAGAGGGTGCGGGAACACTTTTTGATTATTAGCCATATCCGCGATTACTTACTGCTGTTTAACAGCCTGCTAAGCGTCAAACAGCCATTTAGTGGTAAGACGCTGTAA
- a CDS encoding C2H2-type zinc finger protein: MTKPDSPAPKKPRDPKRVAVSPSSPENPPSPKPLNRPNPEKFTCLTCGETFSTREELSLHMEMAHHTRMR; encoded by the coding sequence ATGACTAAACCCGATTCGCCCGCTCCAAAAAAACCTCGTGACCCTAAAAGAGTTGCTGTTTCCCCCTCGTCGCCTGAAAATCCGCCTTCACCTAAACCATTAAACCGTCCTAACCCAGAAAAGTTTACATGTCTAACCTGCGGCGAAACCTTTAGCACCCGAGAAGAACTCAGTTTGCATATGGAGATGGCGCATCACACTCGGATGCGTTGA
- a CDS encoding NusA-like transcription termination signal-binding factor, producing MKITCDEMRYIALFESISGASVKDCIIDEEQERAIFIVNQGQVGVAIGKGGRNIHTLERMTGKKHEIIEYSEDPVTFMKNALKPATVREIRVTERTDGKKMAVITVNPKDKGVAIGKNGKNAERLRFLAKRYFDIQNVSIT from the coding sequence ATAAAAATTACCTGCGACGAAATGCGGTACATAGCATTGTTTGAAAGCATCAGCGGCGCAAGCGTAAAAGACTGCATCATAGACGAAGAACAAGAACGGGCAATATTCATCGTCAACCAAGGCCAAGTGGGCGTCGCCATAGGAAAAGGCGGACGTAACATCCACACCCTCGAACGCATGACCGGCAAAAAACACGAAATCATCGAATACAGCGAAGATCCCGTTACCTTCATGAAAAACGCTCTCAAACCCGCCACAGTCCGCGAAATCCGCGTCACCGAACGTACTGACGGCAAAAAGATGGCTGTCATAACCGTTAACCCCAAAGACAAGGGCGTCGCAATAGGTAAAAACGGCAAAAACGCCGAACGTTTGCGCTTTTTAGCAAAGCGTTACTTTGACATTCAGAACGTGAGCATTACCTAA
- a CDS encoding 50S ribosomal protein L30e, protein MIDIDKALASAVKTGKVSFGANVALQNAKTGKAKMIVLANNCPQDIKEEIEYYGEISKVPVITYKGGSMDLAEVCSKLFIISALSIRETGDSDILKIVETAPTEE, encoded by the coding sequence ATGATAGACATAGATAAAGCATTAGCGTCAGCAGTGAAAACTGGCAAAGTCTCTTTCGGAGCCAATGTTGCATTGCAGAACGCCAAAACTGGCAAGGCTAAAATGATTGTTTTAGCCAACAACTGTCCACAAGACATAAAAGAAGAAATCGAATACTATGGAGAAATCTCAAAGGTTCCCGTGATAACCTACAAAGGTGGCTCAATGGATCTCGCTGAAGTCTGCAGCAAACTCTTCATTATCTCTGCTCTTAGCATCCGCGAAACTGGGGACTCAGATATTCTCAAGATAGTCGAGACAGCACCAACAGAAGAATAA
- a CDS encoding DNA-directed RNA polymerase subunit A', with product MAQQEELIHKVVDEISFGLISPKDLRKQSVVEIQTPDTYDEDGAPITAGLMDGRLGTLEPRQRCKTCGNTAIRCPGHFGHIELAVPIVHIEFTKIIFDLLKSTCRTCGRILLSEDASKKARQRIERFNELLGAIPDEVYKEIMADIKAKQCPYCAAPQFKITFEKPTKFIEQTEAGSEPLTPSMIRERLERVSDEDLEILGFNPKVARPEWMVLQVLPVPPVYVRPSITLESGIRSEDDLTHKLVDIIRINQRLKENMEAGAPTLIIQDLSELLQYHVTTYFNNEASGIPPARHRSGRALKTLSQRLKGKEGRFRSNLSGKRVDFSARTVISPDPNLDINEVGVPQDVAMRLSVPEKVTAWNIEEMKKLVVNGPENYPGALYIIRPDGKRIRLEFVVDRTKIAEAVELGFVVERHLKNGDIAIFNRQPSLHRMSIMAHYVRVLPYKTFRMHLCVCPPYNADFDGDEMNLHVPQSEEARTESLLLMQVQDQILSPRFGGPIIGAIRDFITGAYYFTRTGSYLTRGQIDRLLTTTNYQGDLPEPEIKEPVPMWSGKQIFSLFLPKTLNYVLKANICQGCAKCEEEECKHDAYVVVRNGQLVSGIIDRRSIGSEQSESLLHRIIKDYGTQAGRQFLNNVTHLLKLYISMRGFSYTYDQLVLSPRARNRMAKTMDRIQKKIDEHIQNYRNGTLPRLPGQTMEESFEIYVMHELAVARDESGKIADDDFTLENAGIVMTRTGARGSSLNIGQMAACVGQQSVRGKRILRGYAARALPHFIPNDPSPRARGFVYNSYQTGLDAIEFFFHAMGGREGLVDTAVRTQQSGYMQRRLINALEHIRLEYDSTVRDSAGDIIQFRYGEDGVDPAKSDHGKAVNVSRLIDQVRLGEEKTVENASADYIKKQLKSVEDQITPILLNQLKTNLAKTKLSEKGVKKAVTITAEQYKRALMEPGEAVGIVAAQSIGEPGTQMTLRTFHYAGVKEQNVTLGLPRLIEIVDARRIPSTPIMTIYLTGDHAKSKEGAVEVARNIIYTSVENLASAIYEDPVREEIIIELNKQMMDDRNITMDELKDRLELQNATVTVTDTTVEIKPKKAEQIKRMLGKIPDFQVKGVPDIKRVLVTEESGEWVIRTDGSNLSKVLEVEGVDTSRTTTNNIHEIAKTLGVEASRNALVNEAKGVLEDQGLDVDVRHVMLVADMMTTTGDVQQIGRHGISGKKASVLARAAFEITVPNIVEAAVKGESDPLAGVTENVIVGQSIPIGTGLVELYMSTFERQEKDGGKTE from the coding sequence ATGGCACAACAGGAAGAATTAATCCACAAAGTAGTAGATGAAATTTCATTCGGACTTATCTCACCCAAAGACCTCAGAAAACAATCTGTCGTAGAAATCCAAACCCCAGACACCTACGACGAAGACGGCGCACCCATAACCGCCGGACTCATGGACGGCAGACTGGGCACCCTTGAACCCCGCCAACGCTGCAAAACCTGCGGCAACACCGCCATCCGCTGCCCAGGACACTTCGGGCACATCGAATTAGCTGTCCCAATTGTCCACATTGAATTCACAAAAATCATCTTCGACCTCCTCAAATCCACCTGCCGCACCTGCGGACGCATACTTCTAAGCGAAGACGCATCCAAGAAAGCACGCCAAAGAATCGAACGCTTCAACGAACTCCTCGGCGCCATACCCGACGAAGTCTACAAAGAAATCATGGCAGACATCAAAGCCAAACAATGTCCCTACTGCGCGGCGCCTCAATTCAAAATCACCTTCGAGAAACCAACCAAATTCATAGAACAAACCGAGGCAGGCTCCGAGCCCCTAACACCTAGCATGATACGTGAACGTCTCGAACGTGTCTCTGATGAGGATCTTGAGATTTTGGGTTTCAACCCCAAAGTTGCACGCCCCGAATGGATGGTTCTCCAAGTTCTCCCTGTCCCACCAGTGTATGTGCGTCCCTCAATCACTCTGGAATCAGGTATCCGCAGTGAAGACGACTTAACCCACAAACTGGTCGACATTATCCGCATTAACCAGCGTCTAAAAGAAAACATGGAAGCAGGTGCACCTACCCTGATCATCCAAGACCTCTCCGAACTTTTGCAGTACCATGTTACTACTTACTTTAACAACGAGGCATCAGGCATTCCACCTGCAAGGCACCGCAGTGGCAGAGCTCTAAAAACCCTCAGCCAACGACTCAAAGGTAAAGAAGGTCGTTTCCGAAGCAACCTCTCAGGCAAACGTGTAGACTTCTCTGCGCGTACCGTCATTTCACCTGATCCTAACCTTGACATTAACGAGGTTGGTGTACCCCAAGATGTAGCCATGCGCCTATCCGTACCAGAAAAGGTAACGGCATGGAACATTGAAGAAATGAAGAAACTTGTCGTTAACGGCCCCGAAAACTATCCGGGTGCACTCTACATTATTCGCCCCGACGGCAAACGTATCCGCCTTGAATTCGTCGTGGACCGCACAAAAATCGCGGAAGCCGTTGAATTAGGCTTCGTCGTAGAACGTCATCTCAAGAACGGCGACATCGCCATCTTTAACCGACAGCCCTCACTCCACCGCATGTCCATCATGGCCCACTACGTACGCGTCTTACCCTACAAGACCTTCCGTATGCACCTCTGTGTCTGCCCACCCTACAACGCAGACTTTGACGGCGACGAAATGAACCTCCACGTTCCACAGAGCGAAGAAGCCCGCACAGAATCCTTGCTGCTCATGCAGGTGCAGGACCAGATTCTTTCACCCAGATTCGGCGGACCCATCATTGGCGCCATCAGAGACTTCATCACCGGTGCATACTACTTCACTCGAACAGGCAGCTACCTCACCCGAGGACAAATCGACCGCTTACTCACAACAACCAACTACCAAGGCGACCTACCTGAACCAGAAATCAAAGAACCCGTACCCATGTGGAGCGGCAAACAAATCTTCAGCCTCTTCTTACCCAAGACACTCAACTACGTCTTGAAGGCAAACATTTGCCAAGGATGCGCAAAATGTGAAGAAGAAGAATGCAAACACGACGCCTACGTCGTTGTCCGCAATGGTCAACTGGTTTCAGGTATCATTGACCGCAGAAGCATCGGCTCTGAACAATCAGAAAGCTTACTCCACCGCATCATCAAAGACTACGGCACCCAAGCAGGACGACAATTCCTCAACAACGTTACTCACCTGCTCAAACTCTACATATCCATGAGAGGCTTCAGCTACACTTACGACCAACTTGTCCTCTCACCACGCGCTCGCAACCGCATGGCAAAAACCATGGACCGCATCCAAAAGAAAATCGACGAACACATCCAAAACTACCGCAACGGAACCCTCCCACGCCTCCCAGGTCAAACCATGGAGGAATCCTTCGAAATCTACGTCATGCACGAACTCGCCGTAGCCCGAGACGAATCAGGCAAAATAGCAGACGACGACTTCACACTGGAAAACGCAGGCATCGTTATGACTCGTACTGGCGCAAGAGGCAGCAGCCTAAACATCGGTCAGATGGCAGCTTGCGTTGGGCAACAGTCAGTCCGAGGCAAACGTATCCTTAGAGGCTACGCAGCCCGAGCTTTGCCCCACTTCATACCCAACGACCCCTCACCAAGAGCCCGAGGCTTCGTCTATAACTCTTACCAGACTGGACTTGACGCAATCGAGTTCTTCTTCCACGCTATGGGTGGCAGAGAAGGTCTCGTCGACACAGCCGTGCGTACTCAACAAAGCGGTTACATGCAGCGTCGATTAATTAACGCGCTTGAACACATCCGCCTTGAATACGACAGCACCGTACGCGACTCCGCTGGTGACATTATCCAGTTCCGCTACGGAGAAGACGGCGTGGACCCCGCTAAAAGTGACCACGGTAAAGCCGTCAACGTCAGCCGACTAATCGACCAAGTTCGGCTCGGTGAAGAAAAAACCGTGGAAAACGCATCTGCTGATTACATCAAGAAACAACTAAAGAGCGTAGAGGACCAAATCACTCCTATCCTGCTAAACCAGCTTAAAACAAACTTAGCCAAGACAAAACTATCTGAGAAGGGCGTCAAAAAAGCAGTCACCATAACCGCTGAACAATACAAACGTGCCCTAATGGAGCCCGGTGAAGCAGTCGGCATTGTTGCAGCTCAATCTATCGGTGAACCTGGTACACAGATGACGCTTAGAACCTTCCACTATGCAGGTGTCAAAGAACAAAACGTCACCTTAGGTTTGCCTCGGTTAATCGAAATCGTTGACGCACGCAGAATCCCCTCAACCCCAATCATGACCATCTACTTGACCGGTGACCACGCGAAAAGCAAAGAAGGCGCCGTCGAAGTAGCCCGAAACATCATTTACACCAGCGTAGAAAACCTCGCCTCAGCCATCTATGAAGACCCCGTGCGCGAAGAAATCATAATCGAACTCAACAAGCAAATGATGGACGACCGCAACATAACCATGGACGAATTAAAAGACCGTCTCGAACTACAAAACGCAACCGTCACAGTCACCGACACGACCGTCGAAATTAAACCCAAGAAAGCTGAACAAATCAAACGTATGCTCGGCAAAATCCCTGACTTCCAAGTTAAAGGTGTCCCAGACATCAAACGTGTCCTCGTAACTGAGGAAAGCGGTGAATGGGTTATCCGTACTGATGGCTCAAACCTCAGCAAAGTCTTAGAAGTCGAAGGCGTCGATACCTCACGCACAACCACCAACAACATCCACGAAATCGCAAAAACCCTGGGCGTAGAAGCCTCCCGAAACGCATTGGTTAACGAAGCCAAAGGCGTGCTCGAAGACCAAGGCTTAGACGTCGACGTCCGCCACGTTATGCTCGTAGCAGACATGATGACCACCACAGGCGATGTCCAGCAAATCGGTCGCCACGGTATCAGCGGCAAAAAGGCCAGCGTGCTTGCTCGCGCCGCTTTCGAAATCACTGTTCCCAACATCGTGGAAGCCGCCGTTAAAGGCGAAAGTGACCCCTTGGCTGGTGTAACAGAAAACGTTATAGTTGGGCAATCTATACCAATCGGCACAGGCCTAGTTGAATTGTACATGTCAACTTTCGAAAGACAAGAAAAAGATGGAGGAAAAACTGAATGA